From the Flavobacterium galactosidilyticum genome, one window contains:
- a CDS encoding THC0290_0291 family protein, whose product MIKKLTLFSLIFIGFSNNLVAQFGGFSHEVGIIAGPIAFQSDYGERYDLSTNAGNTGIGIGIIHYLNFSYKADCNCYTQDTYFNDHFKLRSELSYNKTELHHFGPESEKNTLGGIQLRSMHGSTAVTNLGVQLEFFPLSIRDFSVTVGSLAPFVSLGGQLSYYNAKASSTLGPLGTSLTTFPKYLTPSEGRLHGYSTESGAVWSVVSSIGTRYKLTPLSDLMIDLRAQYFFSNWVDGLNPNPDIYKENKANDWLVWFNVGYIYYLQ is encoded by the coding sequence ATGATCAAGAAACTAACACTCTTTTCACTAATTTTTATTGGGTTTTCAAATAATTTAGTCGCTCAATTCGGTGGTTTCTCCCATGAAGTAGGAATTATTGCCGGCCCTATTGCATTTCAGTCTGATTATGGAGAACGTTATGACCTTTCAACAAACGCTGGAAATACAGGAATTGGCATTGGAATTATTCACTACTTAAACTTTTCCTATAAGGCTGATTGTAATTGCTACACACAAGATACTTATTTTAACGACCATTTCAAACTAAGATCAGAACTATCATATAATAAAACCGAATTACATCATTTTGGTCCTGAATCAGAAAAAAATACTCTTGGTGGTATACAGTTACGATCAATGCATGGAAGCACTGCCGTAACAAACCTAGGAGTTCAGCTTGAATTTTTCCCTCTTAGCATTCGTGATTTTAGTGTAACTGTAGGTAGCTTAGCACCATTTGTAAGCCTTGGAGGTCAGCTCAGTTACTATAATGCTAAGGCATCATCAACTTTAGGTCCATTAGGTACTTCCTTAACGACATTTCCAAAATATTTAACCCCATCGGAGGGTCGTCTTCATGGTTATTCAACTGAAAGCGGCGCCGTATGGTCAGTCGTTTCTAGTATAGGAACTCGTTATAAACTCACGCCATTATCCGATTTAATGATTGATTTAAGAGCTCAGTATTTCTTTTCCAACTGGGTTGATGGTTTAAATCCTAATCCAGATATATACAAAGAAAACAAAGCTAATGATTGGTTAGTTTGGTTTAATGTTGGCTATATCTATTATTTACAATAG
- the gdhA gene encoding NADP-specific glutamate dehydrogenase, which produces MLLKINDFMAQVEAKNPNEPEFIQAVREFAETVIPFIAEQKKYDGKNLLLRIVEPERSIIFRVPWVDDKGEIQVNRGFRIQMNSAIGPYKGGIRFHHTVNLSVLKFLAFEQVFKNSLTTLPMGGGKGGSDFDPQGKSDGEVMRFCQSFMTELCRHIGPQLDVPAGDIGVGAREIGYLFGQYKRIRNEFTGVLTGKGLAYGGSLIRPEATGYGVVYFTEQMLQTIGQSIKGKRVAISGFGNVAWGVALKVNDLGGKVVTISGPDGYIYDEEGISGEKIDFMVEMRGRGDNRVEAYLERYPHAVFHKGKSVWEVKVDVAIPCATQNELHEEDAKKLIANGVICVTEAANMPSTLGAIKEFLNAKVLFAPGKAANAGGVAASGLEMTQNSIRLNWTSEEVDTRLKEIMVGIHNQCKTYGADGEGYVNYVKGANIAGFVKVADAMLAQGVV; this is translated from the coding sequence ATGTTACTAAAAATAAATGATTTTATGGCTCAAGTTGAAGCTAAGAATCCGAATGAACCTGAATTCATTCAAGCAGTTAGAGAATTTGCAGAAACTGTAATTCCCTTTATTGCAGAACAAAAAAAATACGACGGAAAAAATCTTTTGCTAAGAATAGTAGAGCCAGAACGTTCTATTATATTTCGTGTTCCATGGGTTGATGATAAAGGGGAGATCCAAGTAAATAGAGGTTTTAGAATACAAATGAACTCTGCAATTGGACCTTACAAAGGTGGAATTCGTTTTCATCATACAGTAAATTTATCGGTGCTTAAGTTTTTAGCATTTGAACAAGTGTTCAAGAATAGTTTGACTACTTTGCCTATGGGCGGAGGAAAAGGAGGATCTGACTTTGATCCACAAGGAAAATCTGATGGGGAAGTGATGCGTTTTTGTCAATCCTTTATGACTGAGTTGTGCAGACATATCGGCCCGCAATTAGATGTTCCTGCGGGAGACATTGGTGTTGGAGCAAGAGAAATTGGTTATTTATTTGGTCAATATAAAAGAATCAGAAATGAATTTACTGGTGTTTTAACTGGAAAAGGATTGGCTTATGGAGGTTCTTTGATTAGGCCTGAAGCTACTGGATATGGAGTGGTTTATTTTACAGAACAAATGTTACAAACTATTGGTCAAAGTATTAAAGGTAAAAGAGTTGCTATATCAGGATTTGGTAATGTAGCTTGGGGAGTTGCTTTGAAAGTAAACGATCTTGGCGGGAAAGTTGTTACGATTTCAGGACCTGATGGATACATTTATGATGAAGAAGGTATTTCAGGAGAGAAAATTGATTTCATGGTCGAGATGAGAGGTCGAGGAGATAATCGAGTGGAAGCCTATTTAGAAAGATATCCACATGCAGTTTTCCATAAAGGAAAAAGTGTTTGGGAAGTGAAGGTAGATGTTGCAATCCCTTGTGCTACTCAAAATGAGCTACATGAGGAAGATGCTAAAAAATTGATCGCTAATGGTGTTATCTGTGTTACTGAAGCAGCTAATATGCCAAGTACATTAGGCGCAATTAAAGAATTCCTAAACGCAAAAGTGCTTTTTGCGCCGGGTAAAGCTGCAAATGCAGGTGGTGTAGCAGCTTCAGGATTAGAGATGACTCAAAACTCTATTCGTTTGAACTGGACTAGTGAGGAAGTAGATACTAGATTAAAAGAAATAATGGTTGGTATCCATAATCAATGTAAAACATATGGCGCAGATGGTGAAGGCTATGTAAACTATGTAAAAGGAGCTAATATTGCCGGCTTTGTAAAAGTTGCTGATGCAATGCTTGCTCAAGGAGTGGTGTAA
- a CDS encoding cystathionine gamma-synthase, translating into MKFNTKVIHGGQHHDPSTGAVMPPVYQTSTFVQTSPGQPLNPDYEYSRAANPTRSALENALASIENGTRGLAFSSGLAATDCVLRSFKSGDEIIAMDDLYGGTYRMFTRIYKDSGVKFHFVDMNDLDKFKSLINENTKLVWVETPTNPLMKLADIQEIAKITKENKILFAVDNTFATPYLQKPLDLGADIVMHSATKYLGGHSDVIAGALIVKDEALGEQLHFQQFATGATLGPMDSFLVLRGIKTLHLRVERHCENGAKVVEFLNNHPKVKTVYYPGLPSHPYHEIAKKQMSGFGGMVSFTFVSGTKEEAVKFLEKLKVFTLAESLGGVESLANHPALMTHASIPEDKRKEVGITDDLVRLSVGIEDATDLVEDLKQALA; encoded by the coding sequence ATGAAATTCAATACTAAAGTTATTCATGGTGGTCAACATCACGATCCAAGTACAGGAGCGGTTATGCCTCCCGTTTATCAAACATCAACATTTGTACAAACAAGTCCTGGACAACCTTTAAATCCAGATTATGAATATAGTAGAGCTGCAAATCCAACTAGGAGCGCGTTAGAAAATGCCCTAGCAAGTATAGAAAACGGCACAAGAGGCCTTGCCTTTTCTTCAGGATTAGCGGCTACTGATTGTGTTTTGCGTTCGTTCAAATCAGGTGATGAAATTATTGCTATGGATGATTTATATGGCGGAACATACAGAATGTTTACCCGTATCTATAAAGATTCTGGTGTCAAATTTCATTTTGTAGATATGAATGATCTGGATAAATTCAAGTCATTAATTAATGAAAATACCAAATTAGTTTGGGTAGAAACGCCTACTAATCCTTTAATGAAATTAGCAGATATTCAAGAAATTGCTAAAATTACAAAGGAAAATAAAATCCTTTTTGCAGTTGATAATACCTTCGCAACACCTTATTTACAAAAACCATTAGATCTAGGAGCTGATATCGTTATGCATTCGGCTACTAAATATTTAGGTGGACATTCTGATGTTATTGCTGGAGCTTTGATCGTAAAAGACGAAGCGCTTGGAGAACAATTGCATTTTCAGCAATTTGCAACTGGTGCTACATTAGGACCTATGGATAGTTTTTTAGTTTTAAGAGGAATTAAAACCTTGCATTTGCGTGTGGAAAGACATTGCGAAAATGGGGCTAAAGTGGTTGAGTTTCTAAACAATCATCCAAAAGTTAAAACCGTATATTATCCTGGATTACCAAGTCATCCGTACCATGAAATTGCAAAAAAACAAATGAGCGGTTTTGGTGGAATGGTCTCTTTTACTTTTGTTTCAGGCACAAAAGAAGAGGCTGTTAAGTTCCTTGAGAAACTTAAAGTATTCACTTTAGCAGAATCTTTAGGCGGAGTAGAATCATTAGCAAATCATCCTGCTTTGATGACACACGCATCAATTCCAGAAGATAAACGAAAAGAAGTTGGAATCACAGACGATCTGGTTCGATTAAGCGTGGGTATTGAAGATGCTACCGATTTAGTAGAAGATTTAAAACAAGCATTAGCTTAA
- the gdhA gene encoding NADP-specific glutamate dehydrogenase, producing MSQSISAFIEEVAKNNPNEPEFMQAVVEVAEAVVPFIENNKKYQNKMLLERMVEAERIVIFRVPWIDDSGKTHVNRGYRIQMNSAIGPYKGGIRFHPTVNLSILKFLAFEQTFKNSLTTLPMGGGKGGSNFDPKGKSDIEVMRFCQSFMNELCRHIGPDTDVPAGDIGVGAREVGYMFGQYKKIKNEFTGVLTGKGMSFGGSLIRPQSTGYGTVYFAQSMLATKGDDFTGKIVVISGSGNVAQYATEKVNELGGKVVALSDSLGYVYDEDGFDAEKLAHVMELKNELRGTIQDYVTKYPNAKYIIGARPWGVKCDIALPCATQNELDEEDAKTLVANGCICVSEGANMPSTPAAVDVFQKAKILYAPGKASNAGGVTTSGLEMSQNSLRLKWSSGKVDDRLKEIMADIHSSCVKYGADESGHIDYVKGANIAGFVKVADAMLAQGVV from the coding sequence ATGTCACAAAGTATCTCTGCTTTTATTGAGGAGGTTGCTAAAAACAACCCAAATGAGCCAGAATTCATGCAAGCTGTTGTTGAAGTTGCTGAAGCTGTAGTTCCTTTTATTGAAAATAATAAAAAGTACCAAAATAAAATGCTTTTAGAGCGGATGGTCGAGGCGGAACGTATTGTTATTTTCCGCGTACCATGGATTGATGACAGTGGAAAGACGCATGTGAATAGAGGATATCGCATTCAGATGAACTCAGCAATTGGGCCTTACAAGGGCGGAATTCGTTTTCATCCAACAGTAAATTTAAGTATTCTTAAATTTTTAGCTTTCGAACAAACCTTTAAAAATAGCTTGACTACTTTGCCAATGGGTGGAGGAAAAGGAGGATCAAATTTTGACCCAAAAGGAAAATCAGACATTGAAGTGATGCGTTTTTGCCAAAGCTTCATGAATGAATTGTGCAGGCATATAGGTCCTGATACAGATGTACCTGCAGGTGATATAGGAGTTGGTGCAAGGGAAGTAGGGTATATGTTTGGTCAATATAAAAAGATTAAAAATGAATTTACCGGAGTTTTAACTGGTAAAGGAATGTCTTTTGGAGGTTCATTAATCAGACCTCAGTCTACCGGCTATGGTACAGTTTATTTTGCACAAAGTATGCTAGCTACAAAGGGTGATGATTTTACTGGTAAAATAGTTGTGATTTCAGGTTCTGGAAATGTAGCACAATATGCAACCGAGAAAGTAAATGAATTAGGCGGTAAAGTGGTAGCACTTTCTGATTCCTTAGGTTATGTTTATGACGAAGATGGATTTGATGCTGAAAAATTAGCTCACGTTATGGAACTAAAAAATGAATTGAGAGGCACTATTCAGGATTATGTAACTAAATATCCTAATGCTAAATATATTATAGGAGCTCGTCCTTGGGGAGTGAAGTGCGACATCGCTTTGCCTTGTGCAACCCAAAATGAGTTGGACGAGGAGGATGCAAAAACGTTAGTAGCTAACGGATGTATTTGTGTTTCTGAAGGTGCTAATATGCCTTCAACTCCAGCAGCAGTTGATGTTTTTCAAAAAGCAAAAATATTATACGCCCCAGGAAAAGCGTCAAATGCAGGAGGAGTAACAACTTCAGGTCTTGAAATGTCTCAAAACTCATTGCGTTTAAAATGGTCTTCTGGTAAAGTAGATGATAGATTAAAAGAAATTATGGCTGATATTCACAGTTCATGTGTGAAATATGGCGCTGATGAATCAGGTCATATTGATTATGTGAAAGGAGCAAATATTGCCGGATTTGTTAAAGTGGCTGATGCTATGCTAGCTCAAGGCGTAGTATAA
- the recO gene encoding DNA repair protein RecO, producing the protein MQVKTKAIVLSSLKFQEKSLIVKCFTQSHGLKSYFVRDAFSSRKSNQKIAYFQPMTVLDIEAVHKNKGTLENFKEIKIASPFHSIHSDIYKSTIVMFISEILHHSIHEEEKNEHLFTFLETALEWLDNHDEVANFHLILMLEATKYLGFYPDISDMDMPFFEMTEGVFTPFHAISSLTEHETNLFKKLVDLKFDNDQKVFHVLERQIVLKILIDYYSFHLDGFKKPKSLDVLKEVFS; encoded by the coding sequence GTGCAAGTTAAAACCAAAGCCATCGTTCTTTCGTCCTTAAAATTCCAAGAAAAAAGCTTGATTGTGAAATGCTTTACTCAATCACATGGCCTGAAGTCTTACTTTGTTCGGGATGCATTTTCTTCTAGGAAATCCAATCAGAAAATCGCCTATTTTCAACCGATGACGGTTTTAGATATTGAAGCGGTTCACAAGAATAAAGGTACTTTAGAAAACTTCAAAGAGATAAAAATTGCTTCGCCTTTTCATTCCATACATTCGGATATTTATAAAAGTACTATTGTGATGTTTATTTCTGAAATCTTACATCATTCCATTCACGAAGAAGAAAAAAACGAACACTTGTTTACTTTTTTAGAAACTGCTTTAGAATGGTTAGATAACCACGATGAAGTTGCTAATTTCCATTTGATTTTAATGTTGGAAGCTACAAAATATTTAGGTTTTTATCCTGATATTTCTGACATGGATATGCCTTTTTTCGAAATGACCGAAGGTGTTTTTACGCCTTTTCATGCCATAAGTTCTCTCACAGAACACGAAACAAATTTGTTCAAAAAACTGGTTGATTTGAAATTTGATAATGACCAGAAAGTGTTTCATGTTCTCGAAAGACAAATTGTTTTAAAAATTCTAATTGACTACTACAGTTTTCATCTCGATGGTTTCAAAAAACCAAAATCATTGGATGTTTTAAAAGAGGTCTTTTCGTAG
- a CDS encoding two-component regulator propeller domain-containing protein — MKNNCLYFLLLLFVQFAFAQNKFSWQGYFSYNEIKAVSESINTLFAASENALFSKNAITNEIKTTNTIDGLSGQTISAVYHSVKFNKTLVGYENGLIIVINEADGKMLNVVDIINKQLPSELKRVNHFMEFDGIAYVSCDFGIVQFNLATMQFGDTYFIGDNGAEINVKQTAVFNGSIYAATNTGIRRAVITNPNLIDFNQWTTIDGNWSSVMAFGTDLYAINTAGNIHKFNSGSNSFTGIIPLSQPALDSRATVDYLIVTTSSSIYIYNTQMALVGPINATQFPESNLGFTCATIIGDTVFIGTEKDGMITISLSAMTQFENITPIGPLRNNVFSITASSKALWAVYGLYPENYNPYESPQSEPSSYGISKLDYTTWWNIPASKVLGARALSNIAINPKNNDEVYVSSYFSGLLKLENDVATKLLTPVNTAPNGLEHEQKEGNSNDIRVNNVIFDKDGNLWLTNNLVEKALKVLRTNGQWQSISLASVLPELTAFGGLEIDSYNTKWVASRKGVVGYNEKGGVLKVITEGSDKGNLPSPDVRSIAVDNKNQLWIGTNKGLRVLSNVGNYQTEGQMTANPIIILDDNLAQELLYEQFITDIAVDGANNKWIGTADSGLFLVSPNGQETKYHFTISNSPLPSNTINDIDINSATGEVFIATNKGLISFKGAATSANEDLNNAYVYPNPVRPEYQGTVKIAGLVDNATIKITDIGGNLVYETTSQGGTIEWDTTAFGKYKVASGVYMIFISAEDGVETKVKKVMIIR, encoded by the coding sequence ATGAAAAATAATTGTCTCTATTTTTTACTTCTACTTTTTGTGCAATTCGCGTTTGCACAAAATAAATTTTCATGGCAGGGCTATTTTTCTTACAATGAAATTAAAGCGGTTTCAGAATCTATAAATACACTTTTTGCGGCATCTGAAAATGCCTTATTCTCAAAGAATGCAATTACAAACGAGATTAAAACAACCAATACAATTGATGGGCTTTCAGGACAAACTATTTCAGCAGTTTATCATAGTGTAAAATTTAATAAAACACTAGTAGGCTACGAAAATGGATTGATAATAGTGATTAATGAAGCAGATGGGAAAATGCTGAACGTTGTTGATATCATTAACAAACAGCTTCCCTCTGAATTAAAAAGAGTAAATCACTTCATGGAGTTTGACGGTATTGCATACGTTTCGTGTGACTTTGGTATCGTTCAATTTAATTTGGCTACCATGCAATTTGGAGACACCTATTTTATTGGTGATAACGGTGCAGAAATAAACGTGAAGCAAACTGCAGTGTTCAACGGATCTATCTATGCCGCTACAAATACTGGAATACGAAGAGCTGTAATAACTAACCCAAATTTAATTGATTTCAATCAATGGACAACAATAGATGGTAATTGGTCCAGCGTAATGGCTTTTGGGACTGATTTATATGCGATTAATACTGCTGGAAATATCCATAAATTTAATTCGGGTTCTAACTCCTTTACGGGAATTATTCCGCTCTCACAACCGGCATTAGATAGTAGAGCAACAGTAGATTATTTGATAGTAACCACTTCCAGTAGCATTTATATTTACAATACTCAAATGGCCTTAGTGGGGCCAATAAATGCAACCCAATTTCCAGAAAGCAACCTAGGTTTTACCTGCGCCACAATAATTGGAGATACTGTCTTTATTGGAACAGAAAAAGACGGAATGATTACAATTTCGCTTTCTGCAATGACACAATTCGAAAACATTACGCCTATTGGGCCTTTAAGGAATAATGTGTTTTCAATTACAGCTTCATCTAAAGCGCTGTGGGCAGTTTACGGATTGTATCCTGAAAATTATAATCCGTATGAATCACCTCAGAGCGAGCCTAGTTCGTACGGGATTTCAAAGTTAGACTATACAACATGGTGGAATATCCCGGCCTCAAAAGTATTAGGAGCAAGAGCCTTATCTAATATAGCTATCAATCCTAAAAATAATGATGAAGTGTATGTCTCCTCATATTTTTCTGGATTGTTGAAATTAGAAAATGATGTGGCCACAAAATTATTGACACCTGTAAATACGGCACCTAATGGTTTGGAACACGAGCAAAAAGAAGGAAATAGTAATGATATTCGTGTCAATAATGTAATTTTTGATAAAGATGGAAATTTATGGTTGACTAATAATCTTGTTGAAAAAGCGCTAAAAGTTTTAAGGACAAACGGACAATGGCAAAGCATTTCCTTAGCATCAGTTCTACCTGAGTTAACTGCTTTTGGTGGTTTGGAAATAGATAGTTATAATACAAAATGGGTAGCTTCGAGAAAAGGTGTTGTTGGTTACAATGAAAAAGGCGGTGTGCTAAAAGTGATTACTGAAGGAAGTGATAAAGGGAATTTGCCTTCTCCTGACGTGCGTTCTATTGCAGTAGATAATAAAAACCAACTCTGGATTGGCACCAATAAAGGATTACGGGTTTTATCAAACGTGGGTAATTATCAAACGGAGGGTCAAATGACTGCTAATCCAATTATTATTTTGGATGATAATTTAGCGCAAGAACTGCTATATGAACAATTTATTACGGATATTGCAGTAGATGGTGCTAATAACAAATGGATTGGTACAGCTGATTCAGGTTTGTTTTTAGTGTCACCAAATGGTCAGGAAACTAAGTATCATTTTACAATAAGCAACTCACCATTGCCCAGTAATACTATAAATGACATTGATATTAATAGCGCAACAGGAGAGGTTTTTATTGCTACTAATAAAGGTTTAATTTCTTTTAAAGGAGCTGCTACATCAGCCAACGAAGATTTAAATAACGCTTATGTGTACCCAAATCCAGTTCGTCCAGAATATCAGGGAACAGTAAAAATTGCAGGTCTAGTTGATAATGCTACTATAAAAATCACGGATATTGGTGGAAATCTGGTTTATGAAACTACGTCGCAAGGCGGAACGATAGAGTGGGATACAACCGCTTTTGGTAAATATAAAGTAGCTTCTGGTGTTTATATGATTTTTATCTCTGCAGAGGATGGAGTAGAAACTAAAGTTAAAAAAGTTATGATAATCCGCTAA